The Candidatus Cloacimonadota bacterium genome includes a region encoding these proteins:
- a CDS encoding FAD:protein FMN transferase, protein MKKNIIQFIFILLLLAVGYFRITMENKKPLSKTEFVLGTFVTIDIKDHHKNNKTIIDSAFSIVSYYEKIFSSTIDISETNRINNSDSLVCSISAEMDTLLQKCRKVSTISQGAFDITTGKLVEKYDFVKGIMPTQEKISKTLPLVDYKNLKINNKKLIRQKQGIIIDLGGIAKGFIVDQVVKYLQNNGITNAAINAGGDLYLMENPEKENWKIGVRHPRLEGEIFGNVSLRNKAIVTSGDYEQFFFQDGKRIHHILDPATGFPANKTISVTTVANDACTADALCTAIFVLGPKKGIDLANSLPYVDALIIYQENSNNSSESQKKLTYKTSANFDQYNFEINGDLKNLTKKFLNTRNTLNPCGWSKDFHNE, encoded by the coding sequence ATGAAGAAAAATATTATTCAATTTATTTTTATCCTGCTCCTCTTGGCTGTAGGATATTTCAGAATTACAATGGAGAACAAAAAGCCTCTTTCTAAAACCGAGTTTGTTCTCGGCACATTTGTAACGATTGATATTAAAGATCACCACAAAAATAATAAAACGATTATAGATTCTGCATTTTCCATCGTTAGCTATTACGAAAAAATATTCTCGTCCACAATTGATATTAGCGAAACAAATCGGATAAACAATTCGGATTCATTAGTTTGCAGCATTTCCGCTGAAATGGATACATTGCTCCAAAAATGCAGAAAAGTCAGCACTATTTCGCAGGGTGCATTTGATATTACAACTGGAAAACTTGTCGAAAAATACGATTTTGTAAAAGGAATAATGCCTACTCAAGAGAAAATATCAAAAACTCTTCCCTTAGTTGATTACAAAAATTTGAAAATTAATAATAAGAAACTAATAAGGCAAAAGCAGGGAATAATAATAGATTTAGGCGGAATTGCCAAAGGATTCATAGTTGATCAGGTTGTAAAATATCTCCAAAATAACGGAATAACGAATGCTGCCATTAATGCCGGGGGAGACCTATATTTAATGGAGAATCCCGAAAAAGAAAACTGGAAAATCGGCGTTCGCCATCCAAGACTGGAAGGTGAAATTTTTGGAAACGTCTCCTTGCGAAACAAAGCCATCGTTACATCGGGTGATTACGAGCAATTTTTTTTTCAAGACGGAAAACGGATTCATCACATTTTAGACCCAGCCACAGGATTTCCGGCAAATAAAACAATCAGCGTTACAACTGTTGCAAACGACGCCTGCACTGCGGATGCACTTTGCACAGCAATTTTTGTTTTGGGACCAAAAAAGGGAATTGATTTGGCAAATTCTCTTCCTTACGTGGATGCTTTGATAATTTATCAAGAAAATTCTAATAATTCTTCCGAATCACAAAAAAAATTAACTTACAAAACATCAGCAAATTTTGACCAATACAATTTTGAGATAAATGGTGATCTGAAAAATCTGACTAAAAAATTTCTAAACACGAGAAATACATTGAATCCTTGTGGGTGGTCGAAAGACTTCCACAATGAATGA